A single region of the Streptomyces sp. NBC_00236 genome encodes:
- a CDS encoding DUF6338 family protein gives MPTTVTGLVLLVVLLLPGLTFVIIRERRGSERRPTPFRETGAVVFCSVLTELAALVLFALARGLMPGLTPDVGRLVREGLGYARDHYAQLGWWAVGLLLFACALAAAAAALTAGKPHASAMSAWWIMFDSWFPGENPLVGCILEDGSYIEGRQASFNVSSEDSPDRDLVLVEPLKYRPPGETETHAVPWGAACVSARRIVTMFVSYPPAPERATRAAAVATQGSAPAAS, from the coding sequence GTGCCCACCACTGTCACAGGTCTCGTGTTGCTGGTTGTTCTCCTGCTTCCGGGCCTGACGTTCGTGATCATCCGAGAGCGGCGGGGGAGCGAGCGCCGTCCCACACCGTTCCGTGAGACGGGCGCAGTGGTCTTCTGCAGCGTTCTTACCGAGCTCGCCGCCCTCGTACTCTTCGCCCTGGCACGTGGGTTGATGCCTGGACTGACGCCGGACGTCGGCCGGCTAGTCCGTGAAGGACTTGGTTATGCGCGGGATCATTACGCCCAGTTGGGCTGGTGGGCTGTAGGGCTACTGTTGTTTGCCTGTGCGCTGGCCGCAGCTGCTGCTGCGCTCACGGCAGGCAAGCCGCATGCGTCTGCGATGTCGGCGTGGTGGATCATGTTCGACAGCTGGTTTCCGGGAGAGAACCCCCTCGTCGGCTGCATCCTTGAGGACGGCTCTTACATCGAGGGACGCCAGGCATCGTTCAACGTCAGTTCAGAAGACTCGCCGGACCGGGACTTGGTCCTGGTGGAACCGCTGAAGTACCGCCCGCCCGGCGAGACTGAGACACATGCCGTTCCCTGGGGTGCTGCATGCGTCTCGGCCCGCCGGATCGTGACGATGTTCGTCAGCTACCCCCCTGCCCCTGAGAGGGCGACGCGGGCGGCGGCGGTGGCGACGCAGGGGTCCGCCCCGGCTGCATCGTAG